One Phyllopteryx taeniolatus isolate TA_2022b chromosome 12, UOR_Ptae_1.2, whole genome shotgun sequence genomic window, TCTACCCCTCCCTCGACCCTCGTAGCTGCGTGCCTGCCAGTAcgtgggatgatttaaaaatataattacgTTAATAATGCATTCAGTGAATTGATTTCTGCAAAGAATTTAAATAAGTCTGTCAGCCAAAATTGTGGAAAGCAACTTTTGAAACAGAACATTATTGTTCAATTAATGTTAAGAAtggatttggtgaaaaaaaaaaatcatggtaaTATCTGTTAAAAGTCAAGAAAATTAGAAATTTCAGACTGCCCCACAATTCTGAgaacccggattcaaatccagtCTCCAGTTTGCAcgttttcgccgggtactccgggttcctctcatgtcccaaaagcatgcatggcaggttaattgaaactAAACGGCCtgcaagtgtgaatgtgactgcaaatgattgtttgtctatatgtgccctgcgattggctggcgaccagttcagggtgtaagcccgcctctcgcccagagtcagctaaaGATGGGCGCTAGtaggcccgcgaccctcgtgaggataagtacggaaaatggaaggatgaaggaatttaaaatacattgctCCCTCATTCCTCTATTAACGCTTATGTGGAACTCCATCACAACCTACTGGTGAATTCAggtaatgacatcatcatcaaaacCGGAAGAAATCTTTATTCATCCTCCCAAAACGTCAATTAATCCCAATCAGCTTTCAaaccaaaatcaaaacaaaaagattaGTTATTTCACAGTTGGAGGCAGCATCGCACTTTTGTGGAACACAAAAGACtgaccaaaaaaactaaataaaaaaaaaaaaaacttttagatTAAaccatgatgaaaaaaatgtgtagcaTTTGGAAACTTTCTCCAGTCAGGAAGAGGAATAATTTCTTCATTGAAGCAAAAAGAGGCACCAGAGGGAGTGCAAAACTCTTTACAAACTAaaccataaaacattttttttatttttacagttttgcACTGTATATTTCCTACGTTATTCACATGTCAACATGATGATTCTTCTgcaatgaacaaaacaaattggAACAAAAGACCGTGTAAAAGAGTACAGAGCCTTGGAAGCCTAAAGGGGAAGCAAATACCCCTTAAAACCTCTGCAAGCTGCAAACGTACTGTTAACTGTATAAAAGGTCTATGAGCAAATGTCCCTGGACTTGTATGatttatgacaaaaccaaacTGACTCCGGCACCCATTTCTTTTATACAGCCTATAATCTTAAATAAACCTGACAATgtggtttggataaaaaaaaaaaaaggggggggcaCAAAAAAGAACcttgaaatgtaaaaacaaatcaattcgAGACATCCTGAgtcgggaaaacaaaacaaacataaatagaCTGTGGCCAGAAAAGTGGTGCAGGTCACGCTcgttctgctgctgctgctgttattGTTGTAGTTTGCGTGTTGTTTGTCATCTACATGTCAGTCCAAGCAGCATGGAGTGGCACGTTAGTAGCCTTGTAGTCCATTGTACACCTTCTGTATGGAGCCTTGCTTCAACAGGTTACGAACACCTGCAGAAGGATAGAAGTCATTCAGGAGGAAATGgtagtgatggcgagatgaagcttcatgaaaCATCGTAACCAAATATTGTGTCGACGtgaaatactaaaatattgtttgaatGTATTCTGTGTGCGTAACTGTTTCCAAAATGGTAGCAATCATATACAggcacagctaaaaaaaaattgaatatggtagaaaactcaattgatttcagtactcatacatataGAGTCAATAAACACTTCCCTTTGTTTCATAATAGTTTGGTACATTATgttctagtttctagagatggtgaatttgaaGATGTCATTTGCTTTAAGCATCAAAAtgatacatgaataaaaaaataaaaatcatgaaatatttcactgtgtgtggTGCATCTCCAGAATatgattttcactttttgaattgaactacttaactaaattaagcttttgtcacttataatttattgagatgtaccagtATGGCAGCTTGTGCAATGTGTTTGTCAACTTTGGAGAATGGTATAAACCCACATTTTCACGGAGCTGCTTGACGGGTTTGCATTGCTGTGTCAAAGAGTCACACAACGCGCCAAATTCTGAACCACTTCCTGAAGCGGTCACGTGTTACAGTCGGGCAGCGAAGTCATCATTTCCCACCACTACCCCAAACGAAGCAAGCCTCGGTACGCGCCTCGCGGACACGCCCCCTTCATTACTCGACACACGCCTCAAAGACTCGGCACAACCCGTAACATCACTACTCAATGGGCTGTAGGCACACTCAAAAGGAGTGGTAGTTGCGTAGTAGTGGTTTGAACAATATGCAATGCTAATGCTACAACAACAGAGCTAAATTTGATGCTGGACCATTTTTAAACTGTACAACACTAAATGTACAGGAATACATATTCTGAATTTAGGTTTGCAATTGTAATTGGGAATCAATTTCTTTGGAAAATACCAATTTTATTCCAGAATTTATAGTGGTCAATTGAACTTCAGATAAAAATGTCGTAATCCGCTATATGTGAAACGTCACGTGACCTAACCCGGAAAACATattagcggacttcctgtgtatgctacgctaatgGGCTTGACTACAGGTTGATGAGATTATGTTATGAATCCAAACttgctaataaaaaaatatatctttttggCTGGTCTCTTTGGAACAAAGTTAAATAccatacatgtatatcatttatttatacaaatacgaTATGATTTACGTAAAGACAAACGAAGCTTAAACATCGGCTATTGTCATGTTTGATGGCATCTTgtgttaataaaaatacattttagacatttaaagttcctacgaGTGCTTTGTCCCCAGTCCCATTCCCCATCCACTCAAACGAGGAAGTGCTTCAACCTGTTTTGCAGATTGCagaagtactgtaatttcacacctataatgcgcattttaaaaaaaatcaatagtgtggattatacataggtataggggaaaaaaccctcacattttataaatgtatgccgccctctacaggttatgaaaaatctgtacacttccattccaatatgccaccgccccgtAGAGGTTATCAGAAAGGTGTACAATTTCATTCTCGTATGCCACCgagaagttattaaaaaaaaagcgaagcctacactttcattccaatatgacaggggtacatatgactgcatacatgtacaattttgctcataagtttacatacaaaGGCagaatgaaattattattttattttataataacaaccattattaatttattcatggttatgttttgtttactgacaatgcttttctgaaatgcttgacagtttaatttgaaactcattcaaataaaattgtgtgtgtttcacctggtccttcatgttttctttcaagaattacaaattctgcctgggtaatcaaacatatgagtacaactgtgcgttttctcattcactaaataaaagtagggctgtgaatttcaaaataagagcaagtaaataaaaagaaagtatgtgttcaaataaagtgcttaacttcagaataatacttttaaaaaacaaacaaaatacttcatgttttgatcatataggtggaggcaaaaacatgcattatacataggttgaaggtttttaaggtcaactttgggggtgcgtgtcatacatgggtgcgcattatacacgagaaattacggtaattaagTCGCGCATATACCGGCTTGGTAATAACCTAAACATTTTTTAGGTTATTACCAAACATGTCTCTGTACTGGTTAATAAGCCAAAATTATTTAGGTTATTACCAAACATGTCTCTGTACTGGTTAATAAGCCAAAATGTAGGTTTCTATTCGAAAAAAACATCAGTATTGCTATTGATGAATTTTGAAATCCAGttataacaaatacaaaactgaaaaaaaataaaataaatagtaacGCACAATTATTtgaggcggcacgttggacaactggttagcaaatgtgcctcacagatctgaggaacCAGGTTCAACTctgccctcgcctgtgtggagtttgcatgttctccctgtgcctgcatgagtTTATTCtgggtacgccggtttcctcccacatcccaaaaacatgcacggtaggttaattgaagactctaaattgcccgtaggtgtaaatgtgagtgtgaatggttgtttgtttatatgtgccctgcgattggctggcgaccagtgtgACATTCATCGCACACCAACTcgctcaaagatagctgggataggctgacgctagtgaggctaagcagtatggaaaatggatggataaccatttgattaaaaagtcatattttagttattcactacaaataattaattaaaaaaaatacctttagTGTTTGAATGTTATGCTTGCTCTAGTAAGCGGGCTCAAATTTAAAATTAGAAGTTGGTGAATTCCATATCACTGCTCAAAATGGTAAATGAGAACTCGGAATTAAAAGGGTCCGCATTAAAGCACTCAGTGATACTGCATGCTCTGTTTAAGCCTTTTTTATTGTACTCCCAAAAAAGTATTGGTTAGGCCTTCATCTTGATTTTAAAAGAGAAGGCCACACGCATCAACTTTGATTTGAACTTTCACTCACTCACCATTTTTCTGCTTTTCATCCAGCTGCGTCTGGGGGAACTCCACGTCAAAGGTGATGATGAGCGACCCACGAATGTTGATGTTGTCGAAGTTGGGCAAGCCCTCGCCTTTCTTCCACATCCTGGCGCCGGGCTTGGTCACCTTGTCCCGCACGATGTGCACCTAACGGACAGAAGAACACACGTGCAGCACTCTGACAGCACCTTCAAAAGATGGTGTGCATGATGGACAGTACCTTGTGTCCGTCCAAATGAACGATGTCCATCTCAAAGCCGACCAGCGCCTCCACCAGAGAGATGGTGACGTTGGTGTACAAATCATCCCCTCTGCGCTCAAATACGCGATGTCTACAAAAGACGAACGTCTCCTCAGTGTCATGTTCACATGCATCTTTTCAGCAAAATCTCTGTCAGAAGTTGTAAACAAAGTTGGCTCGTACTTTAGCACTTTAATGCGGAAACGCAGATCTCCAGGCTCTCCGTCGATGTGGGGCTCCCCTGTGGAAGCACAATGCGATATATGTGAATAAAacacttattttgaaatacatcaAGTAATCATTAAATTTCCCCTCACAGGATGAAGAAAGTATCTATCCATCTGTCTAAAACAGCCAGCAAGTCAAGCACCAGAAATGTACAGCAGTCACAGAACTGCGacttatttttggggaaaactaAAAGCAGCGTCTACTCTACTACGATTGGGAAAGGTAAAATATATTagtaactgtcatacaagtttaTAGACTGCTTGGTAGAAACCCACCTACCTTGGTGCCAAGAtactgttgaagtgagttgaggagcttcatttagacaaaagtagtcatttgctgccatcttgtggcatctataggcaattacagtgCAAACCATCCGGGGAGGTGTCAATTACTCTGTGATTACCAACGTGACAACTGGCTGCCATCTCTGTgtaattttctcaaaaacatggaatgaacaCTTCaaaggcttaaaaaaaattaaaaaaaatcctccataagTACAGTCAGGAAAAATCAATTGATTAATAAAGTGCATGCCCTATTCTACTGGCCACACGGCTCTTGTGGCAAATGTTCCAATTTGCGCTatttaagttgagtttttagggcaagtgacatCGTTTGCAACACTTCGGTAATTTTGACAGGTTGAGTTGGAAAATCCGTCAGAATTTTTTTATagattaattttttattatagaTTCCACATTCCCAGAGGCCAAACCACTACTATTATTGAAATGAAGCTCCTCGtttcactttaacatagttactcgacaccaagatgccacaagacagtacgaaaataatacttttattgcttttgcctgagcacaaaaattgTGAATAGTTTTTTTAGTGAATAAGCAGATAGGTTTgccaaaaaatattgaaaataggtgaatttgcaaatgaacCACGACTATGCGGAGGTTCAACTGTACTTCTGAattcagtgttgttgttgtttttttttttttagccgaaCCACAAAGAcagcatatttttgttgtttttcaaataacaaTATATCTCATAAAGTGACAACGGAAGCTTACCTTCCCCAATGAAGGGGTACTCCATCTCATCTCTCACCCCTTGTTCAATTTCCACCTCCAGTGTTCTCTCCTCGTTCACCAACCTGGCGTGATCAAGCAAATGACACAAAGCAATGCTCCATTGAGAGTACATCGAAGGGTTGcgataaataagaataaaaaaaagaaacagggaCTCACTTGACGTTGGGACATTCATCGCACACCATCTCTTGGGTCATCTGGAAGCGGCCTGGGCCGAGCTGCGTAGTCCTCATCTCTGGTCGGCAGTTGCATTTCCTCTTCCCGGACGCCTCTTTGGCTACGGGCTTGTTCCGTACCACCTAGTGCGCAAAAATAAAAGGATGTTAAATAAGAAGCGGCAGTttcttacattaaaaaaagaaaaaaatcaactacTGCAGTTGTTGAAGATGCTCATCTGTTTGCCGACTACTGTTGAGGTGCCCCTGAGCAAGCCACATAACTGACCCCTTAGCACAAGAGGTCCAGCACTGGTTGTATACCCATTCAATCTGACATCAGTACTTGAGTTTCTGCATACATTTGATCTGGTTCTCTGTATGGTGCTCCGtggaacattaaaaaatatacatgggAGTGCAAGTTGAATTTCCATTTGAAGAATTAGCCATCTATCAACCTTTcatagggtcacaggtgagttggagcctattccaTGCCAGCTAACTTGGGGCGAGAGACAAGGTACATCCCGGGCTTGTTCggtagccaatcgcaggccgcACAGTGGTGGAGGATCAAGTCAAGGTTCTATTGGCTGCATTGTTTCTAGTATGTTTACTTGGATGCATGTGAGAgaattaattgttgaaatatttgcagatttattaaaaatgaaatatcacacagtttTCAGACACtttacactcatatttaacttgggtgctgtccatttcttcttatcatccttgagatggttctacaccttcattggagtccagctgtgtttgattatacggacttgattaggaaagccacacacctgtctatataagaccttacagctcacagtgcatgtcagagtaaatgagaatcaggaggtcaaaggaactgcctgaagagctcagagacagaattgtggcaaggcacagatctggccaaggttacaaaaacgaTTCTGTTGCACTTAagtttcctaagagcacagtggcctccataatccttaaatggaagacgtttgggacgaccagaacccttcttagagctggccgtccggttaaactgagcaatcgggaagaagagccttggtgagagaggtaaagaagaacccaaagatcactgtggctaagctccagagatgcagtcgggagatgggagaaagttctagaaagtcaaccatcactgcagccctccaccagtcggggctttacggCAGAGTGGCACGactgaagcctctcctcagtgcaagacacatgaaaacccgcatggagtttgctataaaacacctgaaggattccaagattgtgagaaataagattatctggtctgataagaccaagatagaactttttggccttttaattctaagcggtatatgtgaagaaaaccaggcactgctcgtcAACTCTCCAatccagtcccaacagtgaagcatggtggtggcagaatcatgttgtgggtgtgtttttcagctgcagggacggggagactggttgcaatcaaaggagagatgaatgcggccaattacaaggatatcctggatgaaaaccttctccagagtcctcaggacctcagactgggccgaaggttcaccttcaaaaaagacaatgaccctaagcacacagctaaaataccgaaggagtggcttcagaacaactccgtaaCTGTTCTTCATGGCCCAGCCACAGCCCTGACTTacaagacaatgactctaaGAGACCTGAAactggctgtccaccaacgttcaccatccaacctgacagaactggagaggatctgcaaggaggaatggcaaatcccccaaatctaggtgtgaaaaacttgttgcatcattcccaaaaagacttatggctgtattagctcaaaaaggtggttctactaaatactgagcaaaggtctgaatatttatggctgcttgatattttagtttttctttgttaataaaactgcaaaaatttcaacaattc contains:
- the dnajb11 gene encoding dnaJ homolog subfamily B member 11; its protein translation is MATKGMNLCTVCCLILWVVSTVFAGRDFYKILGVSKSASIRDIKKAYRKLALQLHPDRNQDDPKAQDKFADLGAAYEVLSDEEKRKQYDTYGEDGLKEGHHSSHNDIFSSFFGDFGFMFGGNRQQQDRNIPRGNDIVLDLEVTLQEVYSGNFVEVVRNKPVAKEASGKRKCNCRPEMRTTQLGPGRFQMTQEMVCDECPNVKLVNEERTLEVEIEQGVRDEMEYPFIGEGEPHIDGEPGDLRFRIKVLKHRVFERRGDDLYTNVTISLVEALVGFEMDIVHLDGHKVHIVRDKVTKPGARMWKKGEGLPNFDNINIRGSLIITFDVEFPQTQLDEKQKNGVRNLLKQGSIQKVYNGLQGY